The sequence TCTGAAAGCCGCTCTTTACATTAGGGAATACAATGCAAATGTCTTTGATGCATTCCATGCGGCAAACTGCGGAGGAGAAATAATAAGCTCAGATAATGTTTACGAAAGATTGGGAATAAAAAGGATAGACTTAAGAAAAGTTGAAGAGTAGCCTTCTGGCCTCTTCCCGTACTGAAGAGCGAGGCTTGAAAAGAAAAAGTTGCCCCCTTATAGACTTAAGCATATAAGGAATAAAAACAAAAACATTTTTAAGTGTTCTCCTTTTACTATTAAACAAAGTAAATAGGGGATGCACATGGGCTACACCATCTATTACCGCGTAAGCATCAAAGAGCACGAAAAGGCATGTGCATTTGTTAAAAGAATCTGCAACGGCCTTAATTGGGATTGTGAAGTTAATAAGGGAGAGCTCATTATCAAACCGGCTACCGAAGAAGTAGAGCCTCTCGTAATTAAGAACGGAGAAGGATTCGTGAAAACTTACAAAAGAGAACCGTATACGTCGATTTACTTGCTACTGCTCTCTTCACTTTCAGCCTTTGGCTGTGTTGAAGTTTCTGATGATGAGGGTTTTGCTTTATGAACTTCCAGCACTCTCCTCGGAATAGAGCTCCTGAATATCCTCTCTTCCACGAGAACCTTTACAATGTCCCCAACTTCAACTTCTTCTGCACTTTCGACCCAGTACTTGCCGGGCTTTACATTGGCCCTTATATCATCATGGACGTCTATCTTCACAAGTTCACCTTTTACTTCCTCTACAACCCCATAAGTCCAATCTCTGGTAAACTTTGATTTGTAGATGTGCCTAAATGCCAGCACCACTATAAAAATGAGTACCAAGTAAGCGTAGAAATAGTAGACGTTCTTTGCGAACCGCCTTACCAGAAGATATCCAAGAAAGGAGAGAAAGCCGATAGTTGTTAGCCCGTAATAAAAGAATCTGTAAGGTTCAACTTCAATGAAGAACTCCCGGTTTTTTAAAATAGTATACCTAAGATAGAGGAAGTAAACAACAAAAGTCAAGGTCAAATAGAGCTCATTTCCAAAAAGGACTACCAATAATGAAAGCACGAGATAGAGGATAAAGGAGAGCTGAAGGTTTAAACTTAAAAGCTCATGAACTGTAAGTTCTCTCTTTATCAGCTTTTTAAGGATTTTGAATTTCGGAGGGTTTTTTGAGGGTTTCGGCTTTGCTATCTCCTTTAAGCATTTTTCGAGCCATTTTACTGATTTCTCAGCCGCTTCACCGACTTTATAGAAGATTTCATCAAAGTTCATGATTATCACCTCAGCCACATGCATAGCCTTCTAGGAGATCGCACGCTGCCTGTTCTCCAAATATTGCTTCTGCAGTATAGGGATCAAGATAAAAGTCCGTATCAACTATAGGCGAACTATATCCACCGTTTGTTGATATTCCCAAAACTTTATACGCTCTCTCATCATGTACCGGATACAAATATTCACCATCCAAATCTAAGTATACATAATCAACTGCCGTCTGGTTTATGCCCCTCAAAAAGGCAAGATTTGGAGGAAGGTTCCTTGGCAGTACCAAGCTAACAAGGCCAATTGGATACTTATATCCCCCATAAACAGCCTCTTGCATTCTTCTACTTAGCTCTTTGTAATATTCTCTATTCCTGTCACTACCCTCTAAACGCTCAAAGAACGATGGATAACCATCAATGCCAAAGTATCTCCAGTCTACAAGGCAATCAATAAATGGCTGGAGGTTATATGCCCTAGCGTTTCTCTCCCCTACAGCGGCTCCGACCTTTGATTCGCTTTCATTAAGAGTGACAGTCGCAACATGATAAGGATACTTTCCGACAGCTATCCAATCGAAATATACCTCTAAATATACCTCTTGAGAGCTGTTAATAATTATTTGAACTTTCATAGGAGTTCCTT comes from Thermococcus aggregans and encodes:
- a CDS encoding DUF2101 family protein, translated to MNFDEIFYKVGEAAEKSVKWLEKCLKEIAKPKPSKNPPKFKILKKLIKRELTVHELLSLNLQLSFILYLVLSLLVVLFGNELYLTLTFVVYFLYLRYTILKNREFFIEVEPYRFFYYGLTTIGFLSFLGYLLVRRFAKNVYYFYAYLVLIFIVVLAFRHIYKSKFTRDWTYGVVEEVKGELVKIDVHDDIRANVKPGKYWVESAEEVEVGDIVKVLVEERIFRSSIPRRVLEVHKAKPSSSETSTQPKAESEESSSK